Part of the Candidatus Cloacimonadota bacterium genome, TTCTGAAGGCTGCTGAGGTATTTTGTAAGAACTTTTTTCATTTACGCACTACCCTAATCCTTGATAAATTTCCATTTGCGCATTAATCCCTATAAGGGATATTTGGTCAACCTCTTTTTCTATATTGCCCCTTTGCTGGAGCGTCTTCACCGGGCAATACTCACAGTACCGTTTGACAACAGTCAAACCATGCCGGCTCTTTGGCGTGGATACACCATCTTGCCGTGTTTTATAAGCTTCAGGACGAAGCATCTGCCTTTTGAGCCTTGGAAAGCTCCGTTACATGGGCACTGTCGCCTCTACGATAGAGTGTAAACTTTTTGCATTTCGAGCTTGACATATTTACGAAGGCTAATAATTTGGCATTTCTTAAATTATAAACAAAAGGTGGTGATTTGATTGCCGACAGTAGTAGCCAAAGAGAACGAATCTTTCGATTATCTGTTGAAGCGCTTTAAAAAGAAATGCGAAAAAGCCGCAATTCTTTCGGAAATAAAGAAGCATCAGGCATACGAGAAGCCCAGCGTAAAAAAGAAACGCGAGGCAAATGCTGCACGTCGCAAGATGCTGAAAATTCAGCGTCGGATGCAACGTTTTATGAAATAAAGCATAACACTTTATTTAGGTATTAATTCGGCATACAGGGATCACAACGATTCCTGTATGCTTTTTATGGCACAAGGGAGAATTAAATGGGCGTGATAGACTGGATAATTTTGGCAGTATTGCTGTTCTTTACGGTTGTGGGTATCCGGCGTGGTTTAGTCGGTGCCGTTGTTCAATTTGCCGGAGCTGTATTAGCTTTCTTTTTGGTGGGACATTACTATCCGCTCTTGGCAAATCAACTTATGCTAAAATACGGTCTTGGCAAAACTATTTCCACCATTATTGCCGTAGTGCTAATCTTAATCTTGATTGTGGTGATAGTCCGTTTTGTGTTATGGATTTTAGAGCGTTTTATCAAAGCACTTAACTTATCGTGGCTAAATAGAACCGTAGGCGGAATCTTAGGCTTAGTAAATGGATTGATCTTGGTAATAATATTCACTGTGCTGATGGACTATATGCCCAAGCTTTCAGAGCCACTAAAAGATGGCGAAAAACATAGGGTATATGTGGGTGTGGAACAA contains:
- a CDS encoding CvpA family protein, yielding MGVIDWIILAVLLFFTVVGIRRGLVGAVVQFAGAVLAFFLVGHYYPLLANQLMLKYGLGKTISTIIAVVLILILIVVIVRFVLWILERFIKALNLSWLNRTVGGILGLVNGLILVIIFTVLMDYMPKLSEPLKDGEKHRVYVGVEQLKEELFAKLNLKNRIKYIKMPEFLQQREDNEE
- the rpsU gene encoding 30S ribosomal protein S21 is translated as MPTVVAKENESFDYLLKRFKKKCEKAAILSEIKKHQAYEKPSVKKKREANAARRKMLKIQRRMQRFMK